In Euzebyales bacterium, one DNA window encodes the following:
- a CDS encoding amidase: MNDRLHELSATQVASAIRTGDVTATQVVTACLDRIAERETQVRAWVHVDRDAALAAARLRDEQEPTGPLHGVPVGIKDLIDTGDAPTSYGSPIYAGHRPARDAMCVQRLRDAGAVVLGKTVTTEFALFHPGPTANPCDLTRTPGGSSSGSAAAVADRMAPLALGTQTAGSIVRPASFCGIYGFKPTFGVIGTTGVKPIGPSLDTLGPLARSVDDLAVAAGVMADGAPWDVPSAPPAVAFARTHQWEQAAAATRDVLTALAERLGLPHITLPDEFADLVDAQALIMGVEVVTALDAEHRAHPEVLSEDLRALLAQSRAIRPDDLEEARALADRCRGALPAVFAQHPVMLVPSAIGEAPEGLGATGDPVFCRMWTLLGTPAVAVPGLRGPDGLPLGVQVVGDRNDDGAVLAAARWLGDQLAKEPV; the protein is encoded by the coding sequence ATGAACGACCGTCTCCACGAGCTCAGCGCCACGCAGGTCGCTTCAGCCATCCGCACCGGTGACGTGACGGCGACCCAGGTCGTGACCGCGTGCCTCGACCGCATCGCCGAGCGCGAGACGCAGGTGCGGGCGTGGGTGCACGTCGACCGCGATGCGGCGCTCGCCGCGGCACGGCTGCGCGACGAGCAGGAGCCCACGGGACCACTGCACGGCGTGCCGGTCGGCATCAAGGACCTCATCGACACGGGCGACGCGCCCACGTCCTACGGGTCGCCGATCTACGCCGGACACCGACCGGCGCGGGACGCGATGTGCGTGCAGCGGCTGCGCGATGCCGGCGCCGTGGTCCTCGGAAAGACCGTTACGACGGAGTTCGCGCTGTTCCACCCTGGACCGACGGCGAACCCGTGCGACCTGACCCGGACCCCGGGCGGCTCGTCCAGCGGATCGGCAGCGGCGGTGGCCGACCGCATGGCGCCTCTCGCGCTGGGCACGCAGACGGCGGGCTCGATCGTGCGGCCCGCGTCGTTCTGCGGCATCTACGGCTTCAAACCGACGTTCGGCGTCATCGGCACGACGGGTGTCAAGCCGATCGGTCCGAGCCTGGACACACTCGGGCCGCTGGCCCGGAGCGTCGACGATCTTGCGGTCGCCGCCGGCGTCATGGCCGACGGTGCTCCGTGGGACGTGCCGTCGGCGCCTCCAGCGGTCGCGTTCGCGCGGACGCATCAGTGGGAGCAGGCCGCTGCGGCCACCCGGGACGTTTTGACGGCGCTCGCCGAACGCCTGGGGTTGCCGCACATCACACTGCCCGACGAGTTCGCCGACCTCGTGGACGCGCAGGCGCTGATCATGGGCGTCGAGGTGGTCACCGCGCTCGATGCCGAGCACCGGGCGCATCCGGAGGTGTTGAGCGAGGACCTGCGCGCTCTGCTGGCGCAGTCACGCGCGATCCGGCCGGACGACCTGGAGGAGGCGCGGGCGTTGGCGGACCGCTGTCGCGGCGCGCTGCCCGCAGTGTTCGCGCAGCACCCGGTCATGCTCGTGCCGAGCGCGATCGGTGAGGCGCCCGAGGGTCTGGGCGCGACGGGTGATCCGGTGTTCTGCCGGATGTGGACGCTGCTCGGCACGCCAGCCGTGGCGGTGCCAGGGCTGCGCGGCCCGGACGGTCTGCCGCTGGGCGTCCAGGTCGTGGGCGACCGCAACGACGACGGCGCTGTGCTGGCCGCAGCGCGATGGCTGGGCGATCAGCTCGCGAAGGAGCCGGTGTGA
- a CDS encoding carbon monoxide dehydrogenase subunit G: MKVNGSHVVHAPRQRVWDALQDPAVLVRTIPGCQELAEAGDDTYTARVHAGIASIKGIYDGEVQLTDQDPPNSYTLRATGSGGPGTIDATAVVTLVEDGDATRVDYDAHAVIGGPIAGVGQRVVVGVAKRNAKSFFDAVDGHLADRGEPAVGVTPDAEDREPATGAPTRPGPRDGVVHYRPPEPPRPISMLAQLLSAALVGAAIALAGVAVGQRRRT; this comes from the coding sequence ATGAAGGTCAACGGCAGCCACGTCGTGCACGCGCCGAGGCAGCGGGTCTGGGACGCGCTGCAGGACCCCGCCGTGCTCGTGCGGACCATTCCCGGCTGCCAGGAGCTGGCCGAGGCGGGGGACGACACCTACACGGCACGGGTGCACGCCGGCATCGCGTCGATCAAGGGGATCTACGACGGCGAGGTGCAGCTCACCGACCAGGACCCGCCCAACTCGTACACCCTGCGCGCGACCGGCAGTGGCGGGCCCGGCACCATCGACGCGACCGCGGTCGTGACGCTCGTCGAGGACGGCGACGCGACCCGCGTCGACTACGACGCCCACGCCGTCATCGGCGGCCCGATCGCCGGCGTGGGTCAGCGCGTCGTCGTCGGGGTCGCCAAACGCAACGCGAAGAGCTTCTTCGACGCCGTCGACGGCCACCTGGCCGACCGTGGTGAACCGGCGGTCGGCGTCACGCCCGATGCCGAGGACCGGGAGCCGGCCACCGGGGCCCCCACACGGCCCGGACCGCGCGACGGCGTGGTCCACTACCGGCCGCCGGAGCCGCCACGACCGATCAGCATGCTCGCCCAGTTGCTCTCCGCCGCCCTGGTCGGCGCGGCGATCGCGCTGGCCGGTGTCGCGGTCGGTCAGCGGCGCCGGACCTAG
- the cutA gene encoding aerobic carbon-monoxide dehydrogenase large subunit: MTTQQFGEAIARREDPRLLRGDGRYLDDLGHDAYAAAFVRSPHAHARITDIDVTDALDLDGLIAIYTHEDLPGRLADPLPLLIPHPCLTAPRTGYALAPEVVRHVGEPVAMVVATDRYVAEDIAERVVVTYEPLPAVVGVEAAAAADEVVHDGVDDNVAAHLVQEVGDVDAALAEAPHRLELRWEIERSASTPLEGRGVYARWDPDDGRLRVYSSTQTSTSVRAVIAAVFDLADVHVEVIAPDVGGGFGVKIMHPWPEELLVPWAAMTLGHEVKWTEDRREHFVSSAHERGQVHEVTVGYDDGGRVLALDVRFLHDNGAYTPYGVIVPIITSTQLPGPYRLPNYRVEFSSLYTNTVIVTPYRGAGRPQAVYSMERTIDAIARELGLDRTAVRAVNLIQPDEFPYDLGLIFQDGRPAIYDSGDYPAVLRRLKDLIGWDGFAERRRDAAERGRRIGIGMACYVEGTGVGPYEGAHVHVETSGRVMVSTGLTTQGQGHETAFAQIVATELGVPLEQVHITTGDTRRFGYAVGTFASRAAVMSGNAIALAARAVAEKARLVAGRALEANPEDLEIVDGVVRVKGSPEERIPLNQVAVLSNPLRYSFSKAAQAATQFSLPADPDDPPVRDGEEPGLEAKAYYSPPRSTFANGMHAVIVEVDPETADVSVLDYAVVHDCGNLINPRIVEGQIHGGVAQGIGGALYERMAYDEHGQLLNASFMDFLMPYASEVPPVRTDHLQTPSPLNPLGIKGAGEAGVIPGAAAIAAAIEDATGLPVRRMPLSPDELFRLLDTDGEAVLAPVGALGSNIAHLEEVHRA, translated from the coding sequence GTGACGACGCAGCAGTTCGGCGAGGCGATCGCCCGTCGCGAGGATCCGCGCCTGCTCCGGGGCGACGGTCGGTACCTCGACGACCTCGGTCACGACGCGTACGCCGCCGCGTTCGTGCGCAGCCCCCATGCGCACGCGCGGATCACCGACATCGACGTGACCGATGCCCTGGACCTCGACGGCCTGATCGCGATCTACACGCACGAGGACCTACCGGGCCGGCTGGCGGACCCGCTACCGCTGCTGATCCCGCACCCCTGCCTCACCGCGCCGCGGACCGGGTACGCCCTGGCGCCGGAGGTGGTCCGCCACGTCGGCGAGCCCGTGGCGATGGTGGTCGCCACCGACCGCTACGTCGCGGAGGACATCGCCGAGCGGGTGGTCGTGACCTACGAGCCCCTCCCGGCCGTCGTGGGCGTCGAAGCCGCCGCCGCGGCCGACGAGGTGGTGCACGACGGCGTTGACGACAACGTCGCGGCCCACCTCGTGCAGGAGGTCGGCGACGTCGACGCGGCGCTCGCGGAAGCCCCGCACCGCCTGGAGCTGCGTTGGGAGATCGAGCGCAGCGCCAGCACGCCGCTGGAGGGCCGCGGCGTGTATGCCCGGTGGGACCCCGACGACGGCCGCCTGCGCGTCTACTCGTCGACCCAGACGTCGACCAGCGTACGAGCCGTGATCGCGGCGGTGTTCGATCTGGCCGATGTCCACGTCGAGGTCATCGCGCCCGACGTGGGCGGTGGGTTCGGCGTCAAGATCATGCACCCGTGGCCCGAGGAACTGCTGGTCCCATGGGCGGCGATGACGCTCGGCCACGAGGTGAAGTGGACCGAGGACCGCCGCGAGCACTTCGTCTCGAGCGCGCACGAGCGCGGCCAGGTCCACGAGGTCACCGTCGGCTACGACGACGGTGGCCGGGTGCTCGCGCTCGACGTGCGGTTCCTCCACGACAACGGCGCGTACACGCCGTACGGCGTGATCGTCCCGATCATCACGTCGACGCAGCTGCCCGGGCCGTACCGGTTGCCCAACTACCGGGTCGAGTTCTCGAGCCTGTACACCAACACGGTGATCGTCACGCCGTACCGTGGCGCCGGCAGGCCGCAGGCCGTCTACTCGATGGAACGCACCATCGACGCGATCGCGAGGGAGCTGGGGTTGGACCGGACCGCGGTGCGTGCCGTCAACCTCATCCAGCCCGACGAGTTCCCCTACGACCTCGGGCTCATCTTCCAGGACGGGCGGCCGGCGATCTACGACTCCGGTGACTACCCCGCTGTGCTGCGCAGGCTGAAGGACCTGATCGGCTGGGACGGCTTCGCCGAGCGTCGCCGTGACGCCGCCGAGCGGGGGCGACGCATCGGCATCGGGATGGCCTGCTACGTCGAGGGGACGGGGGTGGGGCCGTACGAGGGCGCACACGTCCATGTCGAGACCAGCGGTCGCGTCATGGTGTCGACCGGGCTGACGACGCAGGGGCAGGGCCACGAGACCGCGTTCGCGCAGATCGTGGCGACCGAGCTGGGCGTACCGCTCGAACAGGTGCACATCACGACCGGCGACACGCGTCGCTTCGGGTACGCCGTCGGCACGTTCGCGTCACGGGCGGCGGTCATGAGCGGCAACGCGATCGCGTTGGCCGCGCGGGCGGTCGCCGAGAAGGCCCGCCTCGTCGCAGGCAGGGCACTGGAGGCCAACCCCGAGGATCTCGAGATCGTCGACGGCGTCGTCCGGGTCAAGGGCAGTCCGGAGGAGCGGATCCCACTCAACCAGGTGGCGGTGCTGTCGAACCCGTTGCGCTACTCCTTCAGCAAGGCGGCGCAGGCGGCGACCCAGTTCTCGCTGCCCGCCGATCCGGACGATCCGCCGGTCCGCGACGGGGAGGAACCCGGTCTCGAGGCGAAGGCGTACTACTCGCCACCGCGGTCGACGTTCGCCAACGGCATGCACGCGGTGATCGTCGAGGTCGACCCCGAGACGGCCGACGTGTCCGTGCTCGACTACGCGGTGGTGCACGACTGCGGCAACCTCATCAACCCACGGATCGTCGAGGGGCAGATCCACGGGGGTGTGGCGCAGGGGATCGGCGGAGCGCTGTACGAGCGGATGGCGTACGACGAGCACGGGCAACTGCTCAACGCGTCGTTCATGGACTTCCTGATGCCGTATGCCAGCGAGGTGCCGCCCGTGCGCACCGACCACCTGCAGACCCCGTCGCCGTTGAACCCGCTGGGCATCAAGGGCGCCGGCGAGGCCGGTGTGATCCCGGGTGCGGCGGCCATCGCCGCGGCGATCGAGGACGCGACCGGGCTGCCCGTCAGACGGATGCCGTTGTCACCCGACGAACTGTTCCGACTGCTCGACACCGACGGGGAGGCGGTGCTCGCGCCGGTCGGCGCGCTCGGCAGCAACATCGCCCACCTCGAGGAGGTTCATCGAGCATGA
- a CDS encoding (2Fe-2S)-binding protein: MSDQTSARHGGAYRGQTIQVTLRVNGTTHTVDVPARRLLSDALRHDLRLTGTHVGCEHGVCGCCTVLLDGAPVRSCLMFTVSAEGHEITTVEGLSPGRRHAGAGADDDRDDQLHPIQRAFQECHGLQCGFCTPGFLMSVAGLLAGNPDPDRDEIVEGISGNLCRCTGYANIVAAVERAAELLRADEPVGADADAVPRADAGEVASHHPPPEAVATAPYAPAGDAVPGDHDDAGDTNRDEDEGDGS, encoded by the coding sequence ATGTCTGACCAGACGTCAGCACGCCACGGCGGCGCGTACCGCGGTCAGACCATCCAGGTCACCCTGCGCGTCAACGGCACGACCCACACGGTGGACGTTCCGGCGCGGCGGCTGCTGAGCGACGCGCTGCGCCACGACCTGCGGCTGACCGGCACCCACGTCGGATGCGAGCACGGCGTCTGCGGCTGCTGCACCGTGCTCCTCGACGGTGCGCCGGTGCGCAGCTGTCTGATGTTCACGGTCAGTGCGGAGGGCCACGAGATCACGACCGTCGAGGGGCTCTCGCCCGGGCGCCGGCATGCCGGCGCCGGGGCGGATGACGACCGTGACGATCAGCTCCATCCGATCCAGCGGGCGTTCCAGGAGTGTCACGGGCTGCAGTGCGGGTTCTGCACGCCCGGCTTCCTCATGTCGGTCGCCGGGTTGCTGGCCGGCAACCCGGATCCCGACCGCGACGAGATCGTCGAAGGCATCTCCGGAAACCTGTGCCGCTGCACCGGCTACGCCAACATCGTCGCCGCGGTCGAGCGTGCCGCCGAGCTCCTGCGCGCGGACGAGCCGGTCGGCGCGGACGCCGACGCCGTTCCTCGCGCCGACGCCGGCGAGGTGGCCTCGCACCATCCGCCGCCGGAGGCGGTCGCGACGGCACCGTACGCACCGGCCGGCGATGCCGTCCCCGGCGACCATGACGACGCCGGCGACACGAACCGCGACGAGGACGAGGGGGACGGGTCGTGA
- a CDS encoding xanthine dehydrogenase family protein subunit M, producing the protein MKPPPFAYHAPTTVDEALATLHDLGDEAKVLAGGQSLIPLLNMRLAAPANLVDINRIAALDHIDVDEDAVTVGAAVRHAALERHEAADRAAPLLRQALRLVAHPVIRNRGTTCGSIAHADPAGEMTAVLAVLGGTVRIVRHGSEPRDVSPADFFVAPLESSLEPGDMVESVRFPRQPDAGGSAFVEIARRHGDYALCGVGATVTLDRDGAVSTARVGAISVHPTPLVVDCTDAVVGSAPDDTAFAAAAELVDDASRPEADLHATVAYRRHLTRVLTQRALRRATAHARARTALSSDAEVTDV; encoded by the coding sequence GTGAAGCCCCCACCGTTCGCCTACCACGCGCCGACGACCGTAGACGAAGCGCTGGCGACCCTGCACGACCTCGGTGACGAGGCCAAGGTCCTCGCCGGCGGACAGAGCCTGATCCCGCTCCTGAACATGCGCCTGGCCGCGCCGGCCAACCTGGTCGACATCAACCGCATTGCCGCGCTGGACCACATCGACGTCGACGAAGACGCCGTCACGGTGGGCGCTGCCGTACGGCACGCGGCGCTCGAACGCCACGAGGCCGCCGACCGCGCCGCCCCGTTGCTGCGTCAGGCGCTCCGGCTCGTCGCCCACCCGGTCATCCGCAACCGCGGCACGACCTGCGGCAGCATCGCGCACGCCGATCCCGCGGGCGAGATGACGGCCGTGCTCGCAGTGCTCGGCGGCACGGTGCGGATCGTCCGGCACGGCAGTGAACCGCGCGACGTCTCGCCCGCGGACTTCTTCGTGGCCCCGCTCGAGAGCAGTCTGGAGCCGGGCGACATGGTCGAGTCCGTCCGATTCCCGCGTCAGCCCGACGCCGGCGGGAGCGCGTTCGTGGAGATCGCACGCCGTCACGGCGACTATGCGCTGTGCGGCGTCGGGGCGACCGTCACGCTCGATCGTGACGGTGCCGTGTCGACCGCACGGGTCGGGGCCATCAGCGTGCATCCCACGCCGCTGGTCGTCGACTGCACCGATGCCGTCGTTGGCTCCGCTCCCGACGACACCGCGTTCGCCGCGGCCGCGGAGCTCGTCGACGACGCGAGCCGGCCGGAGGCGGATCTGCACGCCACGGTGGCCTACCGTCGGCATCTGACGCGGGTCCTGACCCAACGCGCGCTGCGGCGGGCGACGGCGCACGCCAGAGCACGGACAGCGTTGTCATCGGATGCGGAGGTCACCGATGTCTGA